TTGTTTTACTATTTACATGCTTCAATTGCATCCTCCTCTTGTTCAAGGTTTTAGCTCCCTAGGAATTTGACTTCTGAGATGGTCCCTTCAAGTAGAATTTCCTTAGGAAGCATCATTTTCAGTACAAAGGAAGTACCCTTAATTTGAACATATCCATTATTCGTTTTTAACTTTAGTTCGTTTTCAGAATAAACAGCTAGGCCTTGATGGTTTTCGATGTATAAATGAATATTTCCAATTACTGTAATTCTGGGCATTTCAAGGATGATGTCAGAAGGAAGAGAGAATTGTTCCGTTAACAAGGTGCGTAATCTTTGTTGCCATTTTGCCAATGATGATCCCCCCTCACATACATATGTATGAAAGTGCTTGAAACATAAGAACAAAATGCGTGATAAAATAAGTGAGTTTTATACCAGCTGGTAAATTAGATTAAATATAAACTTCGAACTAATTGCTGTGTTAGGAGCAACTGTCGCCGTCAGGGATTGCTTCAGGCAGTCGCTTTCCGCGGTCACGTCTTCAGCCTCCTCAAGAAAACCACTCTGCTCACGTCTGGAAACATGCTGTTCCCGCAGGACAAGGAATGCTTCGTAAGCATTTACATCATATTTTCGAGGAGGCACCGTGCTCACCCGGACTAGTTAGAACACAATACTGTTTATATTTTTAACCCATATCATTTATAGTGAACCAATACTAGCGCAGGAAATATACGTAGACTCCTACGGTGGGAAGGGCATCGGTGAGACTACGCAGTGCGGTAGCACAAGGAGGCTCACCAGCCCCCTAAGGTGCGTGAAATATATTTCCGGAGCGGGTATACGTTCAATCCATAGTTGACACTAGTCCGCAGTTTCTTTCAATGCAATAAAAAAACCACTGCTACATAAGTCTATAGGCTTATGTAGCAGTGGTTAGCTTCAATTTATTTGATTCGATCGTCTAATACGCTTTTATATGACTTTTTAGCTCTGGGTGGTCCTAGTATTTCTGACATGATAATGCCATTAACTAATCCTTTTGCACCCAAGTTGCCAACTACTTGTTTCCTAAGTCTTTCTTGTTTTTTACTTGTTTCTTTCTCGGGTTCAAGTAAAATACTTCCGCTATCCGCCTGTAGCTTCAAATCTTCAATTTTTGAATTTGAAATAGCGCTATACTTACTAGCCAGCTTCTCCATTTGCTGCTTTTGCTGCTCTGCAATTGACGCAGTTGATACCGTATCTCGTGGTCCTTCTTCACGATATACTCGCCGCTCTGCTACAGGCTGCGGCTTACGATCTGGAGTTCTTTCTGATACTGTCCTTCTCGGCCTTTGTGGAGGTGCTTTTTTCTTCTCTTTTTCTTGTTGCTTCTGCTTCTCATTCGAGTTGTTAAAAAAGCCGATAATCCCTGAAATAATAATGATAATTATGAAGAGGTTATCGAAAATCCAGTCCATCAGACCCCTCCTTCAATTTCATGATGATCATTATTTTTGATCATCTTCATTGCTATCTTTAGTTAATTTGCCAATTGTATCACGCATACCGGTATCAGCATCAATGTTTTTATAATTCATGTAATCCATAACACCCATTTTTCCTGAGCGCAATGCTTCAGCAAGCGCTCTTGGTACATCCGCTTCAGCTTCCACAACATGGGCGCGCATCTCTTGTGTTCTTGCAACCATTTCCTGTTCTTGGGCAACAGCCATTGCGCGACGTTCTTCGGCTTTTGCTTGTGCAATATTTTTATCCGCCTCTGCTTGGTCTGTTTGAAGGATAGCTCCAATGTTTTTGCCGATATCCACATCAGCAATATCAATCGATAGTATTTCAAAGGCTGTTCCTGAATCAAGACCTTTACTTAATACTGTTTGTGAAATCGAATCTGGATTTTCTAATACTTTTGCATGTGTATCAGAACTACCAATTGTACTTACAACACCTTCACCGACACGAGCGATAACTGTTTCTTCTCCAGCTCCCCCGACAAGTCGATCTATGTTTGCACGTACAGTAATTCTTGCAAGTGCTTTTACTTCAATACCATCCATCGCGATACCTGCAATAAATGGAGTTTCAATAACTTTCGGATTTACACTCATTTGAACAGCTTCTAATACATCACGACCTGCTAGGTCAATTGCAGCTCCACGTTCAAATGGAAGCTCAATGTTTGCACGGTGGGCAGCAATTAAAGCATTTACTACTCTATCGACGTTTCCACCTGCTAAGTAATGACTTTCCAATTGGTTTGTTTTTACATTCAAGCCTGCTTTATGTGCTTTAATTAAAGGATTGATTACACGATTTGGTACAACTCGACGCAATCGCATTCCAATTAATGTAAAGATACTGACCTTTACTCCAGCAGCTAAGGCACTGATCCACAGCGCAACTGGTACGAACGTGAATAAAATTGCCACAGCAATTAGGATTACCGCAATAATAATAAGCGGCATTAGTTCTGTTAATGACATTAAAATTCCTCCTTGTATTTTTCATCCATTTCATTATACTTCTCTAACTACGACACGAACTCCTTCAACCCTTACCACTTTAACGGATTTATTTCGATCAATAAAGCTTCCTTCTGAAACAATATCAATCCGCTCACCGTCAAACTCACCAATCCCTGATGGTCTTAAAGGCGTGACAGTACTCCCTTCTATACCGATTAGCTCCAGGCGATTTACGGATGATACATATCCTTGCTCTGTTGCTGTGCTATCTCTAAGAATAATATGCCGAAAAACACCTTTGTCCATGCCTATTCGTCTAAAAAGAATAACAGCAGCAATGAGCGTAACAAGAAATGCAATTCCAATACTCATTGACATATGGCCTAAATCGTATCCTGACATAAATAATGAGCTGATGATTGCTCCAATACCAAGAAGCCCTAAAATCCCTCCTGGGACAAAGAATTCAGCTACAATTAAAATAATTCCTAATATAAGTAGTACGACCGCTTCCATACCTGCAAGTCCTGCAACAATATGGCCATAGAAAAATAATAACAGAGAAACAATCCCCATAATTCCAGGTACTCCAAACCCTGGCGAATAAAGCTCCACGATTAAACCGAGACTTGCCACTGATAGTAAAATTGGAATCACAATTGGGTTTGTCAGAAATCGCGCAACCTCCTCCGCAATACTCGGTTCTGTCTCTATTATTGCAGCGTTCGACAAGCCAAGTTCATGAAGCAATTCCACTCGATCATCCACAATCCCATCGGCATAACCAACTTCTTCAGCATCTGCTGGTCCCAGTGTTAAAAATCTGCCTTCTGGTGCCCCGTACTCGGGAAGATCGATACTGCTATCAGCCATTGCTAAGGCATAAAGCGGATCTCTCCCAGTAGATTCAGCGGCACTTTTCATTGCTGCAAACCATGCTGATTGAGCTTTTTCATCTGCTGCTGTACCATCAGAATTAATTACACCGCTTGCTCCCATTGTTGCATGTGGCTTAAAGTAAATGGTTTCAGAGAATAACGCGATATAAGAACCAGCTGATAATGCCTCATTCACGATAAATGCCGTAGTCGGAATTGGCAAATCCTGGATGATTTGACCAATTTGACCTGCCGCATCAACCCTGCCACCTGGTGTATCGATTTCGAAAATAATATGATCTGCACCGGCTTCAACTGCTTCCGACGTTGTTCGCTTTAGAAAGGCCTCTAATCCTCGTTCTACTTCTCGTTCAATAGGTATAACATAAACAGACTTCCCTGCACCCTGCTCCTCCGCACTAGCGACAGCAAGATTATTTGAAACGTGGAAAATAATCGCTGCGAAAATAGCTGTAATTATAAGTATGTATTGTTTAAATCGTTTCCCAGACATTATTACTCACCTCCCTCAGCCTGTTACCAAATAATACGAAAGCGGTATTGGATTGGTTTCATTTTTCAACAAAAAGAAAAGAATAAAATATTGCTATTTTCTGTATCGCACCATCGTATCTTTCTTATCAGCTTAGCGACTAGCAAGTTCTCTACCAGGAGTTATGTCATAATTAGATACTATCATAATCTTTTCTTCAGAGAAACTTTGAGGGTGCTTCTCTTCCACATTTCCAATAGATAAAGTGTTTTTCGTAGATAAGAAAAGAATCTCAAGCCTAATGACTTGAGATTCTTTAACTTATTATTGCAATTCTTGTTGTACCAGATTTTTTATTTGAGAGCCATCTGCTTGGCCTTTTACTTTTGGCATTACAGCGCCCATCACTTTACCCATATCTTTCATGGATGCAGCATTTACTTCCTGTATCGTTACACGGATAATTGAAAGTAATTCTTCATCCGAAAGTTGCTTCGGTAAATATTTTTGTAAAATTACCAATTCATTTTCAAGCTTTTCAACTAAATCTTCACGTCCAGCAGATTTAAATTCTTGGAGGGAATCTTTCCGTTGTTTAACTTCTCTGGATAAAATTGTTAAATCTTCGTCCTCACTTAGTGTATCTTTACCAAGTTTAATCGATTCATTCTGGATAGAAGCTTTCACCATCCGAATAACGCTTAGTGTTTCTTTATCCTTATTCTTCATAGCTTGCTTCATGTCTTGATTCAATCGATCAAGTAACGTCATACGCTTGCACCCTCTTTAGAATTTACGCTTTCTAGCAGCTTCAGATTTCTTCTTACGTCTAACACTAGGCTTTTCATAGTGTTCACGTTTACGATATTCCTGTAGTGTACCGCTTTTTGACACACTGCGTTTGAAGCGACGAAGAGCATCCTCAAGAGACTCGTTTTTACGAACGCGAGTTGTATTTGACATGCTAATTTCCCTCCCTCCGAAGCACAAAACCAATTTATACCGACATGACACCTTTTCATGCCTTTTTAAAGTATAATATATTCCTACAATCTGGTCAACGATTATTTAACCAATTATACATGCAAATGCATCTTTTATTACAAATTTTGCTTAATTAATAATCACTTGTACCTTTACTTCCGTTTATAATGTCAACTCCAGCACTAGCACCAATACGTGTTGCACCGGCTTCAATCATTGCGTTCATTCCTTCTAAATCACGAACACCACCAGAGGCTTTAACGCCCATTTCAGTGCCGACTGTCTTTCGCATCAATTGAACATCTTCAACTGTTGCACCACCACTTGCAAAGCCTGTAGAAGTTTTAACGAAATCAGCGCCTGCTTCTTTAGCTAATTGACAAGCACGCACCTTCTCATCCTTGGTTAACAAAGCAGTTTCAATGATTACCTTTGTTAAGGCTTTTCCTTTAGCTGCATGCACCACTGCTTGGATATCGGCTTTTACAAGATCGTCA
This region of Oceanobacillus sp. FSL K6-2867 genomic DNA includes:
- a CDS encoding GatB/YqeY domain-containing protein, coding for MTLLDRLNQDMKQAMKNKDKETLSVIRMVKASIQNESIKLGKDTLSEDEDLTILSREVKQRKDSLQEFKSAGREDLVEKLENELVILQKYLPKQLSDEELLSIIRVTIQEVNAASMKDMGKVMGAVMPKVKGQADGSQIKNLVQQELQ
- the floA gene encoding flotillin-like protein FloA (flotillin-like protein involved in membrane lipid rafts), coding for MSLTELMPLIIIAVILIAVAILFTFVPVALWISALAAGVKVSIFTLIGMRLRRVVPNRVINPLIKAHKAGLNVKTNQLESHYLAGGNVDRVVNALIAAHRANIELPFERGAAIDLAGRDVLEAVQMSVNPKVIETPFIAGIAMDGIEVKALARITVRANIDRLVGGAGEETVIARVGEGVVSTIGSSDTHAKVLENPDSISQTVLSKGLDSGTAFEILSIDIADVDIGKNIGAILQTDQAEADKNIAQAKAEERRAMAVAQEQEMVARTQEMRAHVVEAEADVPRALAEALRSGKMGVMDYMNYKNIDADTGMRDTIGKLTKDSNEDDQK
- the rpsU gene encoding 30S ribosomal protein S21, translated to MSNTTRVRKNESLEDALRRFKRSVSKSGTLQEYRKREHYEKPSVRRKKKSEAARKRKF
- a CDS encoding nodulation protein NfeD; translation: MSGKRFKQYILIITAIFAAIIFHVSNNLAVASAEEQGAGKSVYVIPIEREVERGLEAFLKRTTSEAVEAGADHIIFEIDTPGGRVDAAGQIGQIIQDLPIPTTAFIVNEALSAGSYIALFSETIYFKPHATMGASGVINSDGTAADEKAQSAWFAAMKSAAESTGRDPLYALAMADSSIDLPEYGAPEGRFLTLGPADAEEVGYADGIVDDRVELLHELGLSNAAIIETEPSIAEEVARFLTNPIVIPILLSVASLGLIVELYSPGFGVPGIMGIVSLLLFFYGHIVAGLAGMEAVVLLILGIILIVAEFFVPGGILGLLGIGAIISSLFMSGYDLGHMSMSIGIAFLVTLIAAVILFRRIGMDKGVFRHIILRDSTATEQGYVSSVNRLELIGIEGSTVTPLRPSGIGEFDGERIDIVSEGSFIDRNKSVKVVRVEGVRVVVREV
- the yqfC gene encoding sporulation protein YqfC produces the protein MAKWQQRLRTLLTEQFSLPSDIILEMPRITVIGNIHLYIENHQGLAVYSENELKLKTNNGYVQIKGTSFVLKMMLPKEILLEGTISEVKFLGS
- the deoC gene encoding deoxyribose-phosphate aldolase, with the protein product MSNKLAKYIDHTQLKPDTTKDQIQKLVEEAKEYDFASVCVNPYWVSYCFENLRETTVKVCTVIGFPLGANSTTVKAFETEQAIKDGATEVDMVINVGELKSGNDDLVKADIQAVVHAAKGKALTKVIIETALLTKDEKVRACQLAKEAGADFVKTSTGFASGGATVEDVQLMRKTVGTEMGVKASGGVRDLEGMNAMIEAGATRIGASAGVDIINGSKGTSDY